The following are encoded together in the Streptomyces rapamycinicus NRRL 5491 genome:
- a CDS encoding non-ribosomal peptide synthetase: MAPTTLVALWERQAAATPDAVAVVAGAHRAGYADVDRRATALAAELRARGIGPEDLVGVCLGRSVEMVVALLGILKSGAAYLPLDPSYPPDRLRYMTTDSGAGLWLCDADHRARALASGAADVLLVEDIPAEPAAPVAPVVHPHHLAYVIYTSGSTGLPKGVAVDHAAIASFLRSVAERPGLRADDRVLALTPLSFDISALELFLPLTRGATVVMAPAAANTDPELLAATIDEAAVSVVQATPTTWRILLASGWTDGHGRVLLSGGEPLDPQLARDLLATGSTLWNLYGPTEATVWATAARVDSAADRVTVGTALSNTRLHVVDETGREAGPGVTGELWIGGAGVARGYLNRPALTADRFVPDPFGDASGRLYRTGDLARWSADGTLEVLGRDDDQVKVRGFRIELGEIEACVRSHPLVTDAVVAVDREAAGGDQLVAYLVPAPGARNVSEELPRQVRDHLARRLPAHMVAQGYAVLDALPRTPAGKADRGAVRRIPHSPVRASGPMPDDAPLPPHTAAVRRVWAEVLGLDDVSPYDDFFGLGGQSLTAVRAVARLRAELGVRVDAQSVFAHPTPATLAAALDGVAPSDDEPIPAAGTAELSFGQERIWFFEQLNDAVPAYHLPVALGLPGGRVDLAVLEDCLSALVHRHPALRTALVSVDGRVRPEPREATSVPLRRIEVAEEDLDALVTERIRAPFALDRPPLLRADVLRTPSRDITLLTIHHIACDGASMDLMVRELGELYTELAAGRRPAPAPLPVTYADYAAWQRDRLTDAELERLLDHWRAALSGVPVLELPTSRPRPAVASHRGRRELLRVPADLAHRLRTLCRAEGVTLFMGLLAPLQVLLGRYADESDVAVGTLTGGRPRPELDDVVGYFVNTVVLRTDLSGDPTWRELLGRVREVARQAYAHQELPFEKLVAQLSPERDLSRNPLFQVLLALHEEPRAGHLTELYDRKELEGRLGTARFDLALDVTDHAAGAGDLSISIEYATDLFDADFVRGLGRHFLRVIEQMVSGATARLSELEIVSADELRALSIGDRAEPLPEPTTLVRLWDRQVRTTPDALCVVGDGRSLTFAETDARASALARELRAGGVRPESLVGVCLERSVELVVALLGVLKAGGAYVPLDPGYPPERLRYLLADSGVRLVVADPGHPTSALFGDGARIVPVDQEPGADPGPAEEAQPHHLAYVIYTSGSTGNPKGVAITHANITGFLEWNQRLCRLTGRDRALLNHSVAFDNSVWEIFQCLVSGAELHLASPTAAYDPEEFLREVAERGITTLNATPSQMRILLESGTDPAPRLASVRLVFTGAEAVPHDVARRILSATAPGCQVFNEYGPTEATVTSAFCPITEELLDRHSHRPSVPFGRATDNAHLYVLDPRLRPVAPGCRGELYVGGSAVGRGYLGRPARTAGAYLPDPYAAEPGSRMYATGDVVRLLPDGNLVFLGRNDHQVKVRGFRIELGEIESALQTHPACADCVVAVRRTSTAVDQLAAYLILEHPDRPTPDPAELRAYLAERLPPYTLPQSYTVIDEIPLTPNGKVDRDALPDPRPVPAPAPATRRAVTKQQLLVADVWRECLGVEEDFGPQDDFFDVGGTSLTITTVAGRLSERLGRRVSPVLVFRNPTVEGLAEALGEALGEETRR, from the coding sequence ATGGCGCCGACCACCCTGGTCGCACTGTGGGAGCGGCAGGCAGCTGCGACACCCGACGCGGTCGCCGTCGTCGCGGGAGCACACCGCGCCGGCTACGCCGACGTGGACCGCCGGGCCACGGCACTCGCCGCCGAGCTGCGGGCGCGCGGCATCGGACCGGAGGACCTGGTCGGCGTCTGTCTCGGCCGCTCGGTCGAGATGGTCGTGGCCCTGCTCGGCATCCTGAAGTCGGGCGCCGCGTACCTGCCCCTCGACCCGAGCTACCCGCCCGACCGGCTGCGGTACATGACCACCGACTCGGGCGCCGGGCTGTGGCTGTGCGACGCGGACCACCGCGCGCGGGCCCTGGCGTCCGGCGCGGCCGACGTCCTGCTGGTCGAGGACATCCCCGCGGAACCTGCCGCCCCGGTGGCCCCGGTGGTGCACCCGCACCACCTGGCCTACGTCATCTACACCTCCGGTTCCACCGGCCTGCCCAAGGGCGTGGCCGTCGACCACGCGGCGATCGCCTCGTTCCTGCGAAGTGTGGCCGAACGCCCCGGCCTCCGGGCGGACGACCGGGTCCTCGCGCTGACCCCGCTGTCGTTCGACATCTCGGCGCTGGAGCTGTTCCTGCCGCTGACCCGGGGAGCGACGGTGGTGATGGCCCCGGCCGCCGCCAACACCGACCCCGAGCTGCTGGCCGCCACCATCGACGAGGCGGCTGTGAGCGTCGTCCAGGCGACCCCCACCACCTGGCGGATTCTGCTGGCGTCCGGCTGGACGGACGGGCACGGCCGGGTACTGCTGTCGGGCGGTGAGCCGCTCGATCCGCAGCTGGCCCGCGACCTGCTCGCCACCGGCTCCACCCTGTGGAACCTGTACGGGCCGACCGAGGCGACGGTGTGGGCCACCGCCGCCCGCGTCGACTCCGCGGCCGACCGGGTCACGGTCGGCACGGCCCTGTCCAACACCCGGCTGCACGTCGTCGACGAGACCGGGCGGGAGGCCGGCCCGGGAGTCACCGGCGAGCTGTGGATCGGCGGCGCGGGCGTGGCGCGCGGCTACCTCAACCGGCCCGCGCTGACCGCCGACCGGTTCGTGCCCGATCCGTTCGGGGACGCCTCCGGGCGCCTGTACCGGACCGGCGACCTCGCCCGGTGGTCCGCCGACGGCACCCTGGAGGTGCTGGGGCGCGACGACGACCAGGTCAAGGTGCGCGGCTTCCGCATCGAACTCGGCGAGATCGAGGCCTGTGTGCGCAGCCACCCCCTCGTCACGGACGCGGTGGTGGCCGTCGACCGCGAGGCGGCCGGCGGCGACCAGCTGGTGGCGTACCTCGTGCCCGCGCCCGGCGCGCGGAACGTGTCCGAGGAGCTGCCCCGCCAGGTCCGTGACCACCTCGCGCGGCGGCTGCCCGCCCATATGGTGGCCCAGGGCTACGCGGTGCTCGACGCCCTGCCCCGCACCCCCGCGGGCAAGGCCGACCGCGGCGCTGTGCGGCGGATCCCGCACAGCCCGGTCCGGGCGAGCGGGCCGATGCCCGACGACGCCCCGCTGCCGCCGCACACCGCGGCGGTGCGCCGCGTATGGGCCGAGGTGCTCGGGCTGGACGACGTGTCCCCGTACGACGACTTCTTCGGCCTCGGCGGCCAGTCGCTCACCGCGGTACGGGCCGTGGCCCGGCTGCGTGCGGAGCTCGGCGTGCGGGTCGACGCCCAGTCGGTCTTCGCGCATCCGACGCCCGCCACGCTCGCCGCCGCCCTGGACGGCGTGGCGCCCTCGGACGACGAGCCGATTCCCGCGGCCGGGACCGCCGAGCTCTCCTTCGGCCAGGAGCGGATCTGGTTCTTCGAGCAGCTGAACGACGCGGTGCCCGCCTACCACCTGCCGGTCGCCCTGGGCCTGCCCGGCGGGCGGGTCGACCTGGCGGTGCTGGAGGACTGCCTGTCCGCGCTGGTGCACCGGCACCCGGCGCTGCGCACGGCCCTCGTCTCCGTCGACGGCCGGGTCCGCCCCGAACCGCGCGAGGCGACCTCGGTGCCGCTGCGCCGCATCGAGGTCGCCGAGGAGGATCTGGACGCGCTGGTGACCGAGCGGATCCGCGCCCCCTTCGCCCTCGACCGCCCACCGCTGCTGCGCGCGGACGTGCTGCGCACCCCGAGCCGTGACATCACTCTGTTGACGATCCATCACATAGCCTGCGACGGCGCGTCGATGGACCTGATGGTCCGGGAACTGGGCGAGCTCTACACCGAGCTCGCCGCCGGCCGCCGCCCGGCCCCCGCACCGCTGCCCGTGACGTACGCCGACTACGCGGCCTGGCAGCGCGACCGACTCACCGACGCCGAGCTGGAGCGGCTGCTCGACCACTGGCGCGCGGCGCTGTCCGGTGTGCCCGTCCTCGAACTGCCGACCAGCCGCCCCCGGCCGGCCGTCGCGAGCCACCGCGGCCGCCGCGAACTGCTGCGCGTCCCCGCGGACCTGGCGCACCGGCTGCGCACACTGTGCCGGGCCGAGGGCGTCACCCTTTTCATGGGCCTGCTGGCCCCGTTGCAGGTGCTGCTCGGCCGGTACGCCGACGAGAGCGATGTCGCCGTCGGCACCCTGACAGGCGGCCGTCCGCGCCCCGAACTGGACGACGTGGTCGGCTACTTCGTGAACACCGTCGTGCTGCGCACCGACCTGTCCGGCGACCCGACCTGGCGCGAGCTGCTGGGCCGCGTCCGCGAGGTCGCGCGGCAGGCGTACGCGCACCAGGAGCTGCCGTTCGAGAAGCTGGTGGCGCAGCTGAGCCCGGAGCGCGACCTGAGCCGCAACCCGCTCTTCCAGGTCCTGCTCGCCCTGCACGAGGAGCCGAGGGCCGGTCACCTCACCGAGCTGTACGACCGCAAGGAGCTGGAGGGACGGCTCGGCACCGCCCGCTTCGACCTCGCCCTCGACGTGACGGACCACGCCGCCGGAGCCGGTGACCTCAGCATCTCCATCGAGTACGCCACCGACCTGTTCGACGCGGACTTCGTCCGGGGCCTCGGCCGGCACTTCCTGCGGGTGATCGAGCAGATGGTGTCCGGTGCCACGGCCCGGCTGTCCGAGCTGGAGATCGTCTCGGCCGATGAGCTGCGCGCCCTCTCCATCGGCGACCGGGCCGAGCCGCTGCCCGAGCCGACCACCCTGGTCCGCCTCTGGGACCGCCAGGTGCGGACCACCCCGGACGCGCTCTGCGTCGTGGGCGACGGCCGGTCGCTGACGTTCGCCGAGACCGACGCGCGGGCCTCGGCCCTGGCCCGGGAGCTGCGGGCCGGGGGCGTGCGCCCCGAAAGCCTGGTCGGCGTCTGCCTGGAACGCTCGGTGGAACTGGTGGTCGCCCTGCTGGGTGTGCTGAAGGCGGGCGGCGCCTACGTCCCGCTCGACCCCGGCTACCCGCCGGAGCGGCTGCGGTACCTGCTGGCCGACTCGGGCGTACGCCTGGTCGTCGCGGACCCGGGACACCCCACCTCGGCCCTGTTCGGCGACGGCGCGCGGATCGTGCCGGTGGACCAGGAGCCCGGGGCGGACCCCGGGCCGGCCGAGGAGGCGCAACCACACCACCTCGCCTACGTGATCTACACGTCCGGCTCGACCGGCAATCCCAAGGGCGTCGCGATCACCCACGCCAACATCACCGGGTTCCTGGAGTGGAACCAGCGGCTGTGCCGGCTCACCGGGCGGGACCGGGCCCTGCTCAACCACTCGGTGGCGTTCGACAACTCGGTCTGGGAGATCTTCCAGTGCCTGGTGTCCGGCGCCGAACTGCACCTGGCGAGCCCCACCGCCGCCTACGACCCCGAGGAGTTCCTGCGAGAGGTCGCCGAGCGCGGCATCACCACGCTCAACGCGACGCCCTCACAGATGCGGATCCTGCTGGAGTCCGGCACGGACCCCGCTCCCCGGCTCGCCTCCGTACGCCTGGTGTTCACCGGCGCCGAGGCCGTGCCGCACGACGTGGCCCGCCGCATCCTGTCCGCCACCGCGCCGGGATGCCAGGTCTTCAACGAGTACGGGCCCACCGAAGCGACCGTCACCTCGGCGTTCTGCCCGATCACCGAGGAGCTGCTCGACCGGCACAGCCATCGCCCGAGCGTCCCGTTCGGCCGGGCGACCGACAACGCGCACCTCTACGTGCTGGACCCGCGGCTGCGCCCGGTCGCCCCGGGCTGCCGCGGCGAACTGTACGTCGGCGGCAGCGCGGTCGGCCGCGGCTATCTCGGCAGGCCGGCCCGTACGGCAGGGGCGTATCTGCCCGACCCGTACGCCGCGGAGCCCGGCTCCCGCATGTACGCCACGGGTGACGTGGTCCGGCTGTTGCCGGACGGAAATCTGGTCTTCCTCGGCCGCAACGACCACCAGGTCAAGGTGCGCGGTTTCCGCATCGAGCTCGGCGAGATCGAGTCCGCCCTCCAGACCCACCCGGCCTGCGCCGACTGCGTGGTGGCCGTGCGCCGCACCAGCACCGCCGTGGACCAGCTGGCGGCCTACCTGATCCTCGAACACCCCGACCGGCCCACCCCGGACCCGGCGGAACTGCGCGCCTACCTGGCGGAGCGACTGCCGCCGTACACGCTGCCGCAGAGCTACACCGTGATCGACGAGATCCCCCTCACCCCGAACGGCAAGGTCGACCGGGACGCACTGCCCGACCCGCGCCCGGTGCCCGCCCCGGCCCCCGCCACCCGCCGGGCCGTCACCAAACAGCAGCTCCTCGTCGCCGACGTGTGGCGGGAGTGCCTGGGCGTCGAGGAGGACTTCGGGCCACAGGACGACTTCTTCGACGTCGGCGGCACCTCGTTGACCATCACCACGGTGGCGGGCCGGCTCAGCGAGCGGCTCGGGCGCCGGGTCTCGCCGGTCCTGGTCTTCAGGAACCCCACCGTCGAGGGCCTCGCCGAGGCCCTCGGGGAGGCCCTCGGGGAGGAAACGCGGCGATGA
- the sbnA gene encoding 2,3-diaminopropionate biosynthesis protein SbnA, whose product MGTPLIPLADEQCDIVAKLEFCNPTGSSKDRSALWILEQAIGRGEIARGTTVVESSSGNFALALAFYCRMLGISFVPVIDPNCNEATEAQLRLLCERVEKVAIRDGSGSYLKNRLSRVRELLVELDSAYWPNQYANPDARDAHYHFTAGELIAQAGPLDYLFVGVGTGGTIAGLSRRIKETYPDCVVVAVDAEGSVIFGGPPKKRRIPGIGSSIVPPLCGQALIDHVEIVSEARAVEACSALAAEYGLYAGGSTGSTYAAVQDYFARHRPGTHRPRVAFIAADRGHAYAQTVYDPLWVQQLHAETAQTPGVETLAVN is encoded by the coding sequence ATGGGAACCCCGCTGATTCCTCTGGCGGACGAGCAGTGTGACATCGTCGCGAAGCTGGAATTCTGCAATCCCACGGGAAGCAGCAAAGACCGTTCGGCGCTGTGGATTCTGGAACAGGCGATCGGCCGCGGGGAGATAGCGCGGGGCACGACGGTGGTCGAGTCCTCGTCCGGCAATTTCGCGCTGGCCCTGGCCTTCTACTGCCGGATGCTCGGCATCTCGTTCGTCCCGGTCATCGATCCGAACTGCAACGAGGCCACCGAGGCCCAGCTCCGGCTGCTGTGCGAGCGGGTGGAGAAAGTCGCCATCCGTGACGGGTCGGGCAGCTACCTGAAGAACCGGCTGTCCCGGGTCCGGGAACTGCTGGTCGAACTCGACTCGGCCTATTGGCCCAACCAGTACGCCAATCCCGATGCCCGCGACGCGCATTACCACTTCACCGCGGGCGAGCTGATCGCACAGGCCGGCCCGCTGGATTATCTCTTCGTCGGCGTGGGCACCGGCGGCACGATCGCCGGGCTCTCCCGCCGGATCAAGGAAACCTACCCCGACTGCGTCGTCGTCGCCGTCGACGCCGAAGGCTCGGTGATCTTCGGCGGCCCGCCGAAGAAGCGGCGGATCCCCGGCATCGGCTCCAGCATCGTGCCACCGCTGTGCGGCCAGGCGCTGATCGACCACGTCGAGATCGTCTCCGAGGCACGAGCCGTCGAGGCCTGCTCCGCCCTGGCCGCCGAGTACGGCCTGTACGCGGGCGGCTCGACCGGCAGCACCTACGCCGCCGTCCAGGACTACTTCGCCCGGCACCGCCCCGGCACCCACCGTCCCCGGGTCGCCTTCATCGCCGCCGACCGCGGCCACGCCTACGCCCAGACCGTCTACGACCCCCTATGGGTCCAGCAACTGCACGCGGAAACGGCACAAACCCCCGGCGTCGAAACCCTGGCCGTCAACTGA
- a CDS encoding GNAT family N-acetyltransferase has translation MTATTDTFADAIGGLGDTEWDRLADGRFYSSALWLRQCAFLEPGSVSGGLHVETPGGGRAAIPVAAVTDEANPQLRWHDLLTARGLPAPEPGGLLIGQRRGYLAHLLTGEGTDRTEAAAAVLDAVRALRSPLHEDSKIARVAMYLTTEDVRALRAAGVRTAPVALSTDAWIGIPPGGYHAWLESLSAHRARRIRSEVRKFERAGYEVEHRTLADCWQDVARLLARSLLRYGRTVDVAPIAESFREQGELAGSRAEVVLCSRAGEPPVGFCLYYRCGDTVYLRALGFDHDQLVSAAEYFNLTYYTQVRLPGVRWLHAGTETAEGKALRGATLRPLWLLDLSEDSPLAGYDEEIREHNRAMLDRLRDSSPAISDALEYELWKPYC, from the coding sequence ATGACCGCCACGACGGACACTTTCGCCGACGCCATCGGCGGGCTCGGGGACACCGAGTGGGACCGGCTCGCCGACGGCAGGTTCTACTCGTCGGCGCTGTGGCTGCGGCAGTGCGCCTTCCTCGAGCCCGGGTCGGTCTCCGGCGGACTGCACGTGGAGACCCCGGGCGGCGGCAGGGCCGCGATCCCCGTGGCGGCGGTGACCGACGAAGCCAACCCGCAGCTGCGGTGGCACGACCTGCTGACCGCGCGCGGCCTGCCGGCGCCCGAGCCGGGCGGCCTGCTCATCGGCCAGCGCCGCGGCTACCTGGCGCATCTGCTCACCGGCGAGGGAACCGATCGGACCGAGGCCGCCGCCGCGGTGCTCGACGCGGTCCGCGCGCTGCGCTCCCCCCTGCACGAGGACTCGAAGATCGCCCGCGTGGCGATGTACCTGACCACCGAGGATGTGCGGGCGCTGCGGGCGGCGGGGGTGCGGACCGCCCCGGTCGCGCTGAGTACCGACGCCTGGATCGGGATCCCGCCCGGCGGCTACCACGCCTGGCTGGAATCGCTGTCGGCGCACCGGGCCCGCCGTATCCGCAGCGAGGTACGGAAGTTCGAGAGGGCCGGATACGAGGTGGAGCACCGGACGCTCGCCGACTGCTGGCAGGACGTCGCCCGGCTGCTGGCCCGTTCGCTACTGCGCTACGGCAGGACTGTCGACGTGGCCCCGATCGCCGAGTCCTTCCGCGAGCAGGGTGAACTCGCCGGTTCGCGCGCCGAGGTGGTGCTGTGCTCGCGCGCCGGCGAACCGCCCGTCGGCTTCTGCCTGTACTACCGATGTGGCGACACCGTGTACCTGCGGGCGCTCGGCTTCGACCACGACCAACTCGTCTCGGCCGCCGAGTACTTCAACCTCACCTATTACACGCAGGTACGGCTCCCGGGAGTGCGCTGGCTGCACGCGGGCACCGAGACCGCGGAAGGAAAGGCACTGCGCGGCGCGACGCTCCGGCCGCTGTGGCTGCTGGACCTGTCCGAGGACAGCCCGCTGGCCGGGTACGACGAGGAGATCCGCGAGCACAATCGCGCCATGCTCGACCGCCTGCGCGACTCCTCGCCCGCGATTTCCGACGCCCTGGAGTACGAGCTCTGGAAGCCGTACTGCTGA